The nucleotide window AGGTATGAATGCAGGAAGCGCATTGTCAATGATTTAAAAACACTGCAGTTTGTAGAAAAAGAAGAAAAACACCGCCATGCAGTAGGACACTGTTACAGGTGCAAAACAATAATAGAGCCGCTGCCGACACTGCAGTGGTATGTGAATGTCGGGTCGTTGGCAAGAGATGCAATAGGCGCTGTGAGAAGCGGGAAGATAAGAATAATGCCCCGGTCATGGGAAAATTCATATTTCGGATGGATGGAAAATATAAAGGACTGGTGCATTTCGCGCCAGATATGGTGGGGACACAGGATTCCTGTGTGGTACTGCCAGGAAATGAATAATGAGATATGCAGGAAAAAAGGAGGGGTTGTCGTATCACGCGAAACTCCGAAAGAATGTCCGTTCTGCGGTTCCAAAAAATTAGTTCAGGACGAGGATGTGCTTGATACATGGTTTTCGTCCGCGCTCTGGCCTTTTTCAACTCTTGACTGGCCTGAACCCACTGATGATTTAAAGAAATTTTATCCGACGAGTGTTCTGGTAACTGCCTTTGATATCCTGTTTTTCTGGGTTGCACGCATGATAATGATGGGACTTAAGTTCATGGAAGACGCGCCTTTCAGGGATGTTTATATACATGCGATTATCAGGGATGCGTCAGGGCAGAAGATGTCAAAATCAAAAGGCAATGTTATTGACCCTTTGATAATGATAGACAAATACGGCACAGATGCATTCAGGTTTACTCTGTGCGCATTTGCGGCGCAGGGAAGGGACATAAGATTCTCGGAGGAGAGGGTTGAGGGATACAGGCATTTTGTCAACAAGCTGTGGAATGCAACAAGATTTATAATGATGAACATTGAAGGCAGTAACGAGTTAAAGAATAAAAAAGATTCCGAAGACTCGTCCCTCGTCCCTCGTCCCTCGTCTCTGGATCTGGCAAGCAGGTGGATATTGAGCAGGCTGGCTGGAACTGCTGATGAAATAAACGCAGCGCTTGAAGAATATAGATTTAATGATGCGGCAAACAGCATTTATCATTTTGTATGGCATGAGTTCTGCGATTGGTATATTGAGATGTCAAAAACTGAAATAAGCAATCCGAAATCAACGGCCGGAGTTATACAGTGCCTGCTTTATACGCTTGAAACCTCCCTGAAGCTTCTTCATCCGTTCATGCCTTTTGTAACAGAAGAGATATGGCAGAACATGCCATTTGCCGGTAACGAGCCGCGCTCAGCGAGCAAGCAAAAATTGTTGTGCAGGAAGAGCATTGTTATTTCCGATTATCCTCAATCGCTTCCACGAGACTCTCAGGCAGAAACAGAGATGTCTTATGTTATAGAGGCGATAACAGGCATAAGGACTGTCAGGGGCGAACTGAATATCGGGTCTTCTGTTGAGGTAAACGTATTAATAAAGGCCTTTTCCGGTGAAGTATCAGGTATTCTCAGAGCCCATCTGCATTACATTAAAAAGCTCTCCCGGACAGCGGATGTAACAATTGGGGAGGATATAAAAAAGCCTGCTGATTCTGCAGTATGCGTTAAGGATTTCATGGAAGTATACATCCCGATTAAAGGGCTTTTGAATATTGACGCGGAAATTGATAAACTTATAAAGGAATCAAGAAAGGTTGAAGAGGCGATGGCTTTCATTGACGGGAAATTGATGAATCAGGATTTCCTGCAGAGAGCTCCCGGAGATGTAGTTAAAAAGGAGAAAGCAAAACGCAGTGAGCTTGAAGCAAAGAAGGAAAGGATAGCGGAGAATATTAACAAATTTAAAGCAGCAAGATCCGCCTGAGGTGGAAGGGGGTAATATGGCAGCAAAGAGCAAAGAGGTTATTAAGGAGAAGGATGTTGAGATAATTGAGGCTGAATCCGTAAGTATAAAACAGAGCTCTGTAAGGGCTGTTGATGGCGGGCATATTGAGATGCAGCAGGTAGGAGCCCTGAGCATTGACGGCGACAGGATTGAAGTTACGCAGGGCGCTGCCTGTATTCTCAGAGGCAATGACGTGAGCCTGAACCAGAGCATCAGCGCGGTAACCGCAGGGAACAATGTATCGCTTAATTTCTCCCTGTCTCCCATGGTCGTGTCAAAAGAGGAAGCGGTTTCCAATAAGAGCGCAGTGGGTGTTATGGCTGCTATGAATATCAAGGTTAAGAACAGCGCATCTGTCCTGATGATTGCCAATAATGTTGAAGGCAATGTAACCACACTGTTTGACTGGCGTGCGGCTGTTGCCATGGGAGCTGTTTTTGGAGGCGTGTGGGGACTCTTTTCTCTGTTCAGGAAGAGATAGGATATGAAGATACCACACAGCGTCAGAGAAATAATCCGCATAGCGCTTGAAGAAGATATAGGAAACGGCGATATAACGACTGCTTTTCTTATACCTGAAGACAGCGAATCAAGGGCCTTAATAATAGCAAAAGGTAATTTTGTTGTTGCCGGCATCCCTTTCATAAAAGAAGTCTTTAGCTTTTTCGACCGGGAAGTGAGATTCAATGTTTTTCTCAATGACGGTGCCAAGGTCATGAAAGGAGATGTTATCGCTGAGGTCTCAGGAAGCACAAAGGTTCTGCTATCGGGAGAAAGGGTCAGCCTTAATCTGCTTCAGCGCCTGTCAGGCATAGCAACGCTTACAAATATGTTTGTTGAAAAAGTAAGAGGGCTCAAGACAAAGATTGTGGATACGAGGAAGACAACACCGGGCCTGAGGTTCATGGAAAAGTATGCTGTGAGGGTCGGAGGAGGGAACAATCACAGGTTCGGGCTTTTTGACGGCATATTGATAAAGGACAACCACATCGAGGCTGTCGGAAGCATAACAGAGGCGCTGCGTCTTGCAAGTGAAGGGCATCATCTTGCAAAGATTGAGGTTGAGGTGGAAAACCTCAATGACCTGAAAGAGGCTGTAGAAGGAGGCTCTGACATTGTGATGCTTGACAATATGTCTGTTCAGGATATGAAAGAGGCTGTAAATATTGTCCGCAGCTCAAAGAAGGATGTAATCCTTGAGGCGTCAGGGAATGTCAGCCTTGAGAACGTCAGAGAGGTTGCAGAGACTGGCGTGGATTTAATCTCAATAGGCGCCTTAACTCATTCAGCAACCGCAGTTGATATAAGCATGAAGATAGTGAGGTAACCTGTAATTAATCTTCCCAGTCCTTTCCTGTCATTAATCTCCATGCATTCTTGAATGCTATTTTTTCCGCGGCAGCTTTGGTTAAATCTTTGAAAACAATGGACCTAAAGGTATCCATTACTCTGTCATAGTTATCAAAGCGGCCTGTGTTGATATCTGAACCGATAACAAACCTGTCAGGGAATTCCTCGAATAGTTTCTTCCATTCAGGGTCAAGGGCGGTCCCCCAGTTTGAAATCTCATACATGATTCCCTCTACATAACCTGTGCCGTGATATTTAGAACCGGGCCTTGACTGTACAAGATCAAAATAAAGGTTCGGGTATTTTTTAATTAAATCCCGCACCCCGTCGGCTTTTGTGAATTGTTTCCATGTAACAGGATTCCGGTTTCGTCCGACATGGCACCATATCACCTTTGCCTTCGGATATTTAACAAGCATTCTTTCCAGTTCAGGAAGCAGTTTATCTTCTGCCTCATGATGAAGCAGAAACGGCATTCCTGTCTCGCTTGACAACGCAAAAACCACCTGCATGGCTTCAGAGTCAACAGGCATGTGCACATTCCTGTTGTTGGTATTGGACGGATAATGCCTTGCCTCAAACTCTCCCATCGCAAAATATTTGCCTGACATAACATCTTTTGCCAGTTTCTCAAGAAAGCCTTTATCGCTATTGTGCCAGAGTTTTCCGTCGCCGTGAACAGTGGTGGGCACAAACCTGTCAGGATATAATTCATTAAGCCTTATGGATTCTTCGCTGCCGAGTTTTTCATTCGGCCCAAGCCATGTCAGCGCCACGCTGTTATCATCCATTCTGCTGATGAGCCTCTCATTTTCTATTTTTCCGCCGTGATGATATTCCACGTCAATTATGGGTAGAACGCCTTTTTGGATAATTTGCTTTAATCTTTTTTTAAAAATAGTTATCTGCTCGCTTCGCTCAATCGCCAAACACTCAGCCGGAATAATAAAGAGCACAGCAAGCATGAATGTGATTATTTTTTTGGACATATCAAGCTCCGGAAGGGAAGGGCCTTTAAGGAAACAGCGCTATGTCTTTCAGCCCTTCGGTTTCCTTAAACCCCATCATGATATTCATGTTGTGCACTGCCTGCCCTGAGGCGCCTTTCATCAAGTTGTCAATTGCAGTGACAATTATGAGGGTATTTGTCCGTTCGTTTACAGCAAGCCCGATGTCACAGAGGTTTGTCCCCCGGACATTTTTAACATTCGGGAATTTGCCTTCAGCAAGCGCCCTTATAAACGGCTCTTTTGCAAAGACCTTTTTATAAGTATCAAGAATCGCTTTTGTATCAGCCTTCTTTTTTAATTTTGCATAGATAGTTGTTAGTATCCCCCTGTCATAAGGCCCAAGATGAGGGGTGAAATTGACCTTTACATCTTTATGAGCTATGACAGAGAGTTCCTGCTCTATCTCAGGCGTGTGCCTGTGTGATGCAACTGAGTAAGCCTTGAATCCTTCGTTGACTTCACAGAATGAGAATGCGGCATCAGCGTTTCTGCCTGCGCCTGTTGTCCCTGATGTTGAATCTATAACGATAGAATCTGCATCTATGAGACGGGTCTTTATAGCAGGATAAAGTCCGAGAATCGCGCCTGTCGGATAGCAGCCCGGGTTTGCTATGAGGGATGATTTCGCAATTTTCGCCCTGTACAGTTCAGGCAGTCCATATACAGCCCTTTTCAGTGTTCCGTGAAATTTGTGCGGAGTCTTATACCACTCCTCGTATATTGCAGGAGACCTTAGCCTGTAATCAGCGGAAAGGTCTATAACCTTTTTCCCGTGCCTGAAGAAAAAATCCACTGCGCTCTGCGAGGCGGCATGAGGCAATGCAAGAAAAAAGATGTCAGCCTTTTTCAGAAGTTTTTCTCTGTCTAATGGTTCGTATGTCAGATTTGAGTGATTGCTAAGATGGGGGAATAAATCGCTTACGGTTTTACCTGATGATTTTTCTGAGGTTACCGCAGTTATTTTGACATAGGGATGGTTTGAAAGAAGGCGGATAAGTTCGCCTCCTGTATAACCGCTGCCTCCGCAAATAGCGACCTTTAGCATAATAACAAGTTAGGAGTTAAGCGGTGAGAGTTAAGAGTTTTATCAGATTTTTTAACTTTAAACTTTAAACTTCTAACTTTTAACTTATTCACTCGTCACTCGTTACTGTTTTTATCTCTTCGAGAACTGGAATCTCTTTCTTGCGCCCTTCTGCCCGTATTTCTTTCTCTCTGTTTCTCTGGGGTCTCTCGTTAAGAAGCCTTCCTTCTTAAGTTTCAGCCTGAGGTCGTTGTCTATTGAGAGTATGGCCCGTGAAATTCCGTGCCTGAGCGCTCCTGCCTGTCCTGAAAGGCCGCCACCCACAACTTTTGCAGTTATGTTGTATTTGCCTGACATCCCTGTCAGCTCAAGGGGCTGTCTTATCATCATCTGCAGTGTCTCGCGGGCGAAATACGAGTCAAGAGGTTTTTCATTTACAACTATACGGCCGTTGCCGGGGGACATGCTCACACTTGCAATAGAGGATTTTCTGCGTCCTGTAGCATTATGTTTTATTTCAGCCATTTAAAACTCCTTATATTGTAAGATTTCAGGTTTCTGAGCAGCGTGCGGATGTTCGCTTCCTTTATATACTTTGAGCTTTTTGAGCATGGCCCTTCCGAGCCTGTTTTTAGGAAGCATTCCCCATACAGCGTCGCTTATAACCTTTTCGGGTTCTCCCGATAGGCGCTCTCTGAGCGTTTTGGCTTTTATGCCGCCGGGGTAGCCTGAGTGATGGTAATAAATTTTATCGTCAAGCTTTTTGCCTGTGGTCCTGACCTTTTCGGCATTTACGACAACTACAAAATCACCCGTGTCTGCGTTCGGGGTAAATATAGCCTTGTTTTTACCGCGCAGGCAGACAGCAATTTTTACAGCAAGCCTTCCGAGGACTGCGTCTTTGGCATCTACGAGATACCACTTATACTCAATATCGGTTTTTTTAGCAAATCTGGTTTTCATTTACGCACCTTCCATTAATGTTCTTTAAAAGAATTTTCTTAAAGTTAAGTCCGTGTGGACATAAAGAATTAGACATATTAATAGAAATGCCTATAAATTGTCAATATTTTTACAGATAGAGGTATCTCTGAATAAAGGAAGCGGTCTTAAACTGCTATGGGAATTTGATTTTTGAATTAAGGTTTAAGCGGTTAAGCAAGGCAGCATTATAATGACCGCTAATTGACACTCTTTGTCAATATATGATATTTTTAAGGCAGGGAAATGTCTGATAAAGCAGCGATAATAAAAGAAGCCCAGAAGTTTCTTGCAAGGGGACAGATAGATAAGGCAATTGCTGAATGGGAAAAACTTATAAAGGAATCCCCTGATGCAAATACTTATAATACTATCGGAGACCTCTACCTTAAAAAAGGCGACAAGACTCCTGCTGTAGATTCCTTTCATAAAGCGGCGCGTTTTTTCAGGGACGAAGGTTTTTCTCTGAAGGCGCTGGCTCTTTACAAGAAGATATTGAATATTAACACTTCAAACATGTCTGCCTTATATGCTCTTGGAGAGTTAAGCGAGGAAAAAGGGCTGACAACCGATGCCACAAAGTATTATCTTGCCAGCGCGGATATCCTTTCCAAAGAAGGAAAAAAAGATGAATTATTAAAGGCGTATGACAAGATACTGAGCCTCTCGCCGTCTAACATCTCTTTGAGAAATAAGGTGGCGGAGATTTTCAAAAAGGAAGGGCTCCAGATTGAGGCTGCAAAAGAGTACCTGCATATAGCGAGGTTATATAATGAGAAAGATGATGTCAACAATGCAGGCATGTATTATAAAAAATCCCTCGACCTCCAGCCCGACAATAATGAGGCTTTGCTTGGGCTGAGTTCAATATACAAGAAAACAGGCAATCCATGGCAGGCTCAGGAATATCTGAAGAAGGCGGTTGAACTTGCTCCGTCAAATACCGGATTAATCTTGGAATACGCAGAGTTTTTGGTTAAGGCAAAGTCTTTTTCAGAGGCAATGCAATACATATCAAAGGTTACCGAAATAGAACCTTCAAATACCGCAGCAAGGAAACTTCTCGGTGAGATGTATGCGGAAAGCGGGGATAAGCAAAAGGCATGGGAAGAATACAAGGTGATTATAGACGAGATAATATTTGAGGGAAAACTTGACGAGGCTATGAATATCCTTAGGATGTTCATAGATACAGAACCTGTAGAGACAAGAAAAAAGCTTGTGGCGCTGTATAAACAGAAGAACGATTATGAAGCAGCTTTTGTGGAATTGGTTTCTTTAGGCGATGCTTTTATTTTTTCAGAGGGAAGAATGCTGAAGGAAGCTTTGGAGTGTTATAAGGAAGCATCGGAGATTCATCCTGATGATAATGAGTTAAAAGAGAAAATAACCGATATCAAAAGGGAATTTGGCGAGGAATACGCAGAACCTAAGAAATCAGTTGAGGAGTCCCTTGCAGAGGCAGATATATTTTTAAGATACGGACTGTATGATGAAGCAAGGACAATGCTCGAGCCCCTTAAAATACAGGAACCTGAAAATGCTGAGGTCCATGCAAAACTTAAATCTTTATATTCAGAGACAGGCGACAAAGAACAGGCTGTGAACGAGTGCCTTATTCTCGCAGAACTTTATAATAAAAGCGGGAACATTGAGTTGAGGGAAGGGATTCTTAAAGAGGCAGATGAAATAAATCCCGAGGATCCAAGATTGCTGGAGAGGGCAGGAATGCAGCCGGCTGAAGAATTCGTTGCCCAGAGAGGCATGTCTGCTCCAGGAATAGAGGATTACAGCGAGGATGCGGCAGAGGCAGAGTTTTATTTAAGGCAGGGGTTGTATGAGGAGGCAAAGGCAGTATATAAGAAACTTCTTGAACTATTTCCGGATAACAATGAGATAAGGGAAAAGCTTTCGCTGGTTGGAGCTAAAGCCAAAGAAGAAGTTAGAGCTGAAGAAAAGCCGTTAAAAGAGGTTGAGAAACCTGCCGGGACAGTTATTGAAAAGCCGGCAGATATTGAAAGTCCGACAGAAGAGTTTGTGATTTCAGATATCCTGGAAGCAGAAACGGCCCCTGAATTTAATCTTGAAAGCGATGTCCTCGGCATATTTGAAGAGTTCAAGAAAGGGCTTGAAAAAGAAATAGGGACAGAGGATTTGGAGACGCATTATAATCTCGGGATTGCATATAAAGAAATGGGCTTGATAGACGATGCCATAAAGGAATTCCAGACATCAAAGAACGACCCTGAAAGATTAATCCCGTCGGTAAGTATGCTGGGGGTGTGTTATATGGCAAAAGGACTATATCCTCTCGCCATTGATTCTTTTAATAGCGTGATGGAAAAGATAGTGACAAAGGACGAATCATACTGGGGCGTGAAATACGAACTTGCAGAGGCGTATGAGAAAAATGAAAATCTTAAAGAAGCGCTTAGGCACTATACGGAAGTATACGGGTGGAATTCAAAATTCAGAAATGTTGCAGAAAAGATTAACCTGCTGAAGGTGCATGCGTCAAAACCTGCAGAAAAACCGGTGCTAACCGAGTTTCAGAAGATAAAGAAGGAGAGAGTTTCTTATTTGTAAGCTATGGATTATCTTGAGTTTTATAAGCTGAAAGAACATCCGTTTTCAAATGTTGTTGACAACAGGTTTTACTATAAGGGCACACAGCATTCAGAGGCGCTTGTAAGGCTGAAATATGCCATAGATACAAAGAAAGGGCTGGCTGTTGTCATAGGAGACATAGGCGCCGGCAAGACTACGCTTGCGCGCAGGCTCCTTGAAGAGCTTGACGAGAATATTTATGAGGCGGTTCTCCTCGTTGTGATTCATTCAGCGGTAAGCTCTGACTGGCTTCTGAAAAAACTTGCCATACAGATCGGCGTTACGGATCTAAAGGAAGAGAAGGTAGAACTTCTCAGCCAGATATACAAGAGGCTTTTTGAACTGGGCGAACAGGGCAAGGTAGCGGTTGTTATCATCGACGAGATGCAGATGCTGAAATCAAAGGAGATAATGGAGGAGTTCAGGGGGCTGCTGAATATGGAGATGCCTGAAGGAAAGATGGTGAATTTCATATTTGTCGGTTTGCCGGAACTTGACAGCGTGCTGGCCCTTGACGAGCCGTTAAAACAAAGGGTTGCAATAAAGGTGAGATTGAAATCGTTTTCTGAAGAGAACACAAAGGAATATATAGTTCACAGGATGCATATTGCCGGTTCTGCGAAAAATCCATTCACAGAAGACGCAATGCGGGCTATATACCGTTATTCAAACGGCGTGCCGCGTTTGATAAATACCATCTGCGACAATGCCCTTCTTAACGGATTCCTCTTTAAGACGAATACCATAGATGAGGCGATTATCAGGACTGTTACTATTGACCTTGGGCTGAGTGAGGAATAAAGGAGATACTCTTAATCTGCAGTTTTACAACATACTTTGATAATTCTATTTTCATTTTTGAAGGATACCAGAATCCATTGCTGTTTGCAGGTTCATCATAAGAAATGCGGAGTTCTTTACCATTGTCCAGTTCTATTGTCTGGGATACAGGGAGCATGCTTTTTTTATCAATGACAATCCTCCGGCTTGAATTTCTGATATGATAATTACTGTTTTGCTCTTCAATCTCGTAATCTTTTATCAGCCACCACAATATGCTGCTTCTTAACCCTTCTACCAGTATTATATTTTTGTTCCTGTCAGAGGGAGGGGTGCTTTTTATTATCCCGTCTGTCTCTTTTATCTCTGCCATGAGAAATCCCATAGAGTATATCCTCAGATCGAGGGTTCTCTCTGTAAGTGTGAGTGCGGCATCTCCTGCAATTGTGCTGTCGTTCTTTTCAAACTCAATATGAAATGTTGCGTTAACGCCTTTTACGCTGCTACGCTCGGTGATAATCTTTTTAATGTCAGCGCCTTCGTAATCAGGCAGTTCAACTCTCTTTGCAGTACAGGAGGTTAAGAGCAGAAGCGCAATAGAGCAGAAGCACAGTAGCGCAGTAGCGCAGTAATAACAGGTGATTTGTTTGCCTGCTGCTCTGCTGCTCTGCTGCTCTGCTGCTCTTCCTATGGCTGATAGCTGATAGCTGATAGCCGACCTGCTATCGTATCCCGATGCTTTCAAGCGCCTCTTCAACATTTCCTGCTCCCATTATCTCAAGCCCGAAAGATTCCTTCAGCCTCTCGCTGTTTGTTCCGGACATGAGCGCTTTTTTGAATCCTATCTTTGCGGCTTCCTTAATCCTCTGCTCTGCATAAGCAACTGCGCGTATTTCGCCTGAAAGGCCCACCTCGCCGAACATAAATATCTTAGGATCAATGGGGATGTCCTTTAATGATGAAGCTATTGTTGTTATAATTCCAAGGTCAATCGCAGGTTCAATTATTTTGAGCCCGCCGACTACGTTTATAAATATATCCATTCCGCCGAGCTGAAGTCCTGCCTTTTTCTCAAGCACTGCAGTCAGAAGATTAACCCTGTTGAAATCAACTCCAATGCTTGTCCTTCTCGGCATTCCGAATGTTGTCGGCGAGGCCAGAGCCTGAATCTCTACCATCAGCGGCCTTGTCCCTTCCATGCTTGCAACAACTGTGGAGCCTGAGACATTAAGCGGTCTTTCCGAGAGGAATAATTCAGAGGGATTTTCAATCTCTGAAAGCCCTGAATCTGTCATCTCAAACACGCCTATCTCATTTGTTGAACCGAAGCGGTTTTTAACAGTCCTTAAAATCCTGTAAGAATGTCCTCTGTCTCCTTCAAAATAAAGCACAGTGTCAACTATATGTTCAAGAACTCTCGGGCCAGCAATTGCGCCTTCTTTAGTCACATGCCCGACAAGAAAGGCGGGGATTGCTGATTTCTTTGCAAAGAACATCAGCCTTGCCGCGCATTCCCTCACCTGACTTACAGACCCCGGGGCTGACAATATCTCCTCTGTGTACATTGTCTGGATGGAATCAATTACTATTGCGCCGGGTTTTAGTTTTGAGGCTGTGTCAATTATATTCTCAAGCGATGTCTCTGCAAGAAGCAGTATCTTGCCGGAATCCACGGAAAGCCTTTCCGCTCTCAGTTTTATCTGTTCAGGAGATTCCTCGCCGGATACATAAAGCACGCTTTCATATTTTTTTGAGAGGCCGGAGAGCGTCTGAATAAGGACAGTTGATTTTCCGATTCCGGGGTCTCCGCCGACAAGGATTACAGAGCCTGCAACAACCCCGCCTCCCAAAACCCTGTCAAATTCCTTAATCCCTGTTGTTGTGCGTTTTTCTTTTCCGCTGACGATTGTATTCAGGGGCTGGGGTTCGGACCTTCCCGATGATTTTCTTCCCTGCCTGGTCTCTTTTTTCTCTTCAACAAGAGTATTCCATTCCCCGCAGTCAGGGCATTTCCCGAGCCACTTTGCGCTCACATATCCGCACGCCTGGCACTGATAAAATGTTTTTGCTTTAGCCATGATTACTTTACAATCTCTGTTCCGATTCCTTCTTTTGTGAATATCTCAAGCAAGAGGCAGTGCGAGATGCGTCCGTCAATGATATGAGTTTTGGCAACCCCGTCCTCAAGCGCTTTCATGCACGCCTGAGTCTTCGGCAGCATGCCTCCTGATATTGTGCTTTCAGAGACAAGTTTCTTTATCTGTTTTTGAGAAAGAGTTGAGATTATATTTCCTTTTTTATCCTTAATGCCCGGCACGTCTGTGAGGAGTATGAGTTTCTCTGCCTTGAGTTTTGCCGCTATTGAAAATGCAACATAGTCCGCATTAATATTAAGTGTCTCGCCGTGTTCTCCAATGCCTATCGGAGAGATGACAGGGATGAAACCTTCTTTTTCAAGGCTTTTAAGCGCCTGTGAGTTTATGTCTGTTACCTCGCCTACAAGCCCGAGGTCAATCAGCTCTTCAACCCCTGTTTTTTGCGAGGTCTTTTTCATGAGTTTTTTCTTTGCCTTTATAAGGTCTCCGTCTTTTCCGCTCAGGCCTATGGCTTTGCCTCCGTGCTTGTTTACCATAGAGACTATCTCTTTATTGACAAGCCCGCCGAGAACCATCTCAACTATGTCCATTGTCTCTTCGTCTGTAACGCGCTGGCCCTGGATAAATTTCGGTTTCTTGCCCATCTTCTCCATCGTGGAGCTTATCTTTGGCCCCCCGCCGTGCACAATCACAGGATGGATCCCGATGAAACTTAAGAGCGCTATGTCCTGAGCGAATGAATCTTTTAGATGCTCTTCTGTCTGTGCGGCTCCGCCGTATTTGATTACAAACGTTTTCCCTGAAAAATTCCTGATATACGGCAAAGCCTCAATGAGTATGTTTGCTTTTTCAATAA belongs to Nitrospirota bacterium and includes:
- a CDS encoding AAA family ATPase, whose translation is MDYLEFYKLKEHPFSNVVDNRFYYKGTQHSEALVRLKYAIDTKKGLAVVIGDIGAGKTTLARRLLEELDENIYEAVLLVVIHSAVSSDWLLKKLAIQIGVTDLKEEKVELLSQIYKRLFELGEQGKVAVVIIDEMQMLKSKEIMEEFRGLLNMEMPEGKMVNFIFVGLPELDSVLALDEPLKQRVAIKVRLKSFSEENTKEYIVHRMHIAGSAKNPFTEDAMRAIYRYSNGVPRLINTICDNALLNGFLFKTNTIDEAIIRTVTIDLGLSEE
- the radA gene encoding DNA repair protein RadA: MAKAKTFYQCQACGYVSAKWLGKCPDCGEWNTLVEEKKETRQGRKSSGRSEPQPLNTIVSGKEKRTTTGIKEFDRVLGGGVVAGSVILVGGDPGIGKSTVLIQTLSGLSKKYESVLYVSGEESPEQIKLRAERLSVDSGKILLLAETSLENIIDTASKLKPGAIVIDSIQTMYTEEILSAPGSVSQVRECAARLMFFAKKSAIPAFLVGHVTKEGAIAGPRVLEHIVDTVLYFEGDRGHSYRILRTVKNRFGSTNEIGVFEMTDSGLSEIENPSELFLSERPLNVSGSTVVASMEGTRPLMVEIQALASPTTFGMPRRTSIGVDFNRVNLLTAVLEKKAGLQLGGMDIFINVVGGLKIIEPAIDLGIITTIASSLKDIPIDPKIFMFGEVGLSGEIRAVAYAEQRIKEAAKIGFKKALMSGTNSERLKESFGLEIMGAGNVEEALESIGIR
- the argB gene encoding acetylglutamate kinase; this translates as MKKLIEKANILIEALPYIRNFSGKTFVIKYGGAAQTEEHLKDSFAQDIALLSFIGIHPVIVHGGGPKISSTMEKMGKKPKFIQGQRVTDEETMDIVEMVLGGLVNKEIVSMVNKHGGKAIGLSGKDGDLIKAKKKLMKKTSQKTGVEELIDLGLVGEVTDINSQALKSLEKEGFIPVISPIGIGEHGETLNINADYVAFSIAAKLKAEKLILLTDVPGIKDKKGNIISTLSQKQIKKLVSESTISGGMLPKTQACMKALEDGVAKTHIIDGRISHCLLLEIFTKEGIGTEIVK